TAATAGATACAATTTCAGAACTATTTAAAGGTAGTAAAGAGTATTTTAAAGGACTTTTTATCTATGATAAATGGGACTGGTCTATAAAATATCCTGTAATAAAAATTAACTTTGCAGCTGGAACAGTACGTACACCTGAAACTCTAAATTCTAAGATAAATTTTATTCTGGAGGATAATTGTAAACGATTAGGAATAAATTATAATAAAAACATCGATTTGTATCACTTAATACAAAGTGCCCATGAAAAATACGGGCAGAAAGTTGTTGTCTTAGTTGATGAATACGATAAACCAATAATAGATGCAATAAAAAACAAAGTTGTAGCCGCGGAAAATAGAGAAATATTAGGGGATTTTTACTCTGCAATAAAAGCTAGTGATGAATACGTTAAATTTACAATGTTAACAGGGGTTAGTAAATTCTCAAAAGTAAACCTTTTTAGTAATTTAAATAATTTAACAGATATAACCATGAACAAAACCTATGGTACTATAACAGGTTATACCCAAAATGATTTAGAGACCACTTTTAGTAAGCATTTAGAGTGCGCTAATATTAAAAAAGTCAAACGTTGGTATAATGGATATAACTATTTTTCAGAACCAATCTATAACCCATTTGACATCCTGCAATTTATTTTTAATGATTTTATATTTAAAAACTACTGGTGGGAAACTGGCAACCCTACATTCTTAATTGAAACATTAAAAAAATCTAACTTTTATATTCCAGATATTGACCGTCTGATAGTAAAAGAAGAAACACTAAATGCTTTTGATGTCGATAAAATAGATTTTATAGCACTACTTTGGCAAACAGGATATTTGACATTTGAAAAAATGGAACAATTTGATAGCGGGATAGAGTACACCATGAAAATTCCAAATTTAGAAGTAAAAAACTCACTTAACTATCTGTTCTTGACTTATCTTACCAGTGGCGATACATCCCTGCCAAATGGGTCTGAAGTTAGCAAAATATTAAAAGAGGAAAATATTGAATCCCTTATTATTAATCTTAAATCTCTATTTTCAGCAATACCCTATAATAATTATGTAAATAACGAAATTGCTAACTACGAGGGCTATTATTCATCTGTAATTTATACTTTCCTCTCTAGCCTTGGTTATTTTACTGTGGCTGAGGATGTCACAAATAGAGGTAGAATAGATTTAACCTTAAAAACAAGATCAGCCATATTTATATTTGAGTTTAAAGTAGATTCAAAAGAAGAAGCCATAAAACAGATTAAAGAGAGAAAATACTACGAAAAATACCAAGTAGAAAATAAAAATATATACATAATAGGAATAAACTTTGATTCTGAATCAAAGAATATTTTAGAATATAAATGGGAGAAGATCTAAATTTTTAGCCATAAACAATCAGCAAAGATTAGTCGGTTAATGTCAGAGTTAATAGAGTGGTACTATAAAAATGAGTATATTTTGCTAATTTATGGTGGTAATGAAAATTATCTAAGAAATAAATTTAATCTATTTATCAGCCTATAGAAGTTCTTCCTCTATCATTTAAGGAAATGTTACACCATATAAATAGTAAAGATGATCTATTTAATAATTATATACGTTTGGGAGGAATGCCTGGTAGACTTCAATTTGAAGATGAAAGAACAGATTTGTTGTTATTTCAATGGATACAGTAAATAGAAGAATAAATAATTAATGTTGACCACCTTATTTAGGTGGTCTTTTTTACTGAATATAGTCGGCTATTTGGAATCCAAGTACACCTAGTGTTGCAATTGTTGTTAACCATGTTGCATACTCGTCCAGGTAGGACATTGGATGGTTTCTTTTAACCCATATTACATTCTCTGGGCTAATTATTGTATCCTTTGGTAGTTTTTTCCCGTTAATATCCCTAACTGTATAGGAACCAAATAGGTTCTCGGATCTATTAGGCCCACCAGATAGCCCTATGTAGTACTCTGCTGTTCTGTTCTCTATAAATGGTACAGCACCACTACTGTTTACAGCTCCACCTACATATACTACTAACTGTTTAAATGGTATTACTAAAATATCTGCATCTTCCATTACAATGTCAAATTCACTATTTATATTACTTAGAACATCAGTAATATTTATATCAATTTTATCGGAACCCCGTAGTATAAATGCATTGTCTAAGTCACTAGATAGGTTAAAACTCCCATCCATTTTACCTATTACTGTGGATACTCTATTACCCTCTACTATTGTTACAGGTATTTTATTGGATACTGTATAACCAATTTTAGCTGTTTCAGAGTTTATTATTTCATTATTTCCATGGGTTACAGCCCCTTGAATAACAACTCTACTAGAGTATTCCATTTTATTTGCTACTTTTATATTGTCAAAGTCGGACAATTTAACTAAGCGTAAATCCTGTTTATCCCCATTTAAATAAAAAGTCTCCTCTTTATCTACAACCCTCTGTATCTCTATATTAGATTTTTGGGCAAGTTTAGTAAAACCATCGGCATATATGTTAATTAGTGTTTCCAGGGTGTCCCCATCTAGTAGTTGGTAACTACCTGGTCTTTTAACTTCCCCACTAATATTAACTGTCCTTTTATAAGGTCTAATTGTAATTACATCGTTGGGCTTTAAAAATGGGTTGTGTTTTTTATTTGCATAACGTGTAAACTGGAACAGGTCGTAAACTTTAACACTTCCATCCTCACTTCTTATCTCTATATCCCTAAAACTAGCATAGTTTGTGGTTTTACCACTAATAATAGCTGCAAGGGTTGTTAGGCTCATGGCGTCTAATATTTGTGCCTGGTTAACTTCCCCTAACAGGTAGACTCTAAATTTACCCGGGGCTGCAATAATTACATTTACAATAGAACCTGGGTAAGCGTCTAATATAGTCTCTTTTAACAGGTTTTGAACTTCCGAATATATTAGGCCTTTAACATTAACTACACCAATAAAGGATAGGTCTATATTATAATCACTATCTACAAAACCTCTTAATGTTTGGTTTCTCTCCCCCCCTGTTAAAAAGAATATGTCGTATATATCCCCTGGGGTTGCCAGGTAGTCTGGGTATTGGTTTGCTATTGTTATAGCAGTATTAGATGCTGCCTTATTTATAGACTCTGTACTATTTACGTTAGATTGACTAAAAACAGTTAAACTTACAAATAAAAGGATAGATAAAATTAAACTCTTCTTCATTATTTCTCTCCCCTTAATCTCTTCATTTTCTCTGGATCATTTTTAATATTCATCCACGCCTCTTTTAAAAATACAAAGAATATACTAAAAAAGAATCCTGCAAAGGTTACAATTATTACTAACTTTCCTCTACTTGGTCCACTTTTCATCTCGGGTACTTCGGCATACTCTAATACCTGGAATGTGGACCCTGTTCCCTCTGCTGTTAATTTTAAGGTTTCCGACTGTTGTACTAACGCTTTATAAGCTACTAGTTTAACATCTGCCTCTCTTTTTAGTTTTGTTAGTTCTAAGGCTAATCTTGGTAGGTCTTTAACTGGTGGGTAGTCCCCAACTTCTCCGTTTTCTAACTTACTTATAGCGTTTAATATAGCTTCTTTCTCATTTATTAATTTAGTATAACCTGGGTCTCTAATATTAGATACTTTCCCGTAGCTCTCTATCTCTACCTCTTTTTTAAGTAGTTCCGACTGGAATTCAGATACCTGTTTTACTAACTCTTCTGCTACAATTTCTACATCCATTATATTATGTAAGGTCTGGAACTCTATAATCTGGTCCTGTAATCTCTCTAAATCCGCCTCTACAACAGACATTTTATCGGTAATTACACTATACTGGTCTGTATTACGTATCTTATCTATTTTAGCAAACTCTTCCTCTAACAAACTAGTAACCCTATTTACAATATTAGTAGCTAACTGCTTATCTATATCTGTATAGCTAATTGTTAACATTCCTGTATCTTTATCTTCAGCTATAACTAACTTTTCGCTAATTATTTTTCTTAAATCAGTCTTAGGATAGTCTGACTCATAGGTCTCATATACATTCTCTAAATCGAACTGGGTAGAAATTTTATTAATAAAACTATTAGTAGTAACAAGTTTAATAGCTAAAGCACTATCGGAGACTCCACCACTACCACCGGATATCCCTGCAAGGCCTGCTAGGGCACCCATGCCAGAACTATTTATTAAAGAGTCTAAACTACCACTACTACTACCACTACTATTTAACATCACAATAGTTTTAGGGCTAAATTCATTTGGCAGGTAACTCTTATCTGCTGGTAGTTTAAGGCTAATTATTGCATAAATTAGTATCCCAACCATAAAAATAAGGGATATAGCAATTATCCATTTAATATTTTTAACCAATACACTTACTAGGTCTAGTAAGTCGATCTCATCTTCTTTTATTACTTCTATTTCAGACATAAGTATAAAAATAAAGTAAAAACAACCTTTTGTAAACTTACAGATTGTAATAAAATAGCAACCCTATGAATTATTATGTATTACAGGTTGTTACAGGTACTGAGAATAAGGTTAAAGACTCTCTAAGTAGTTTAGATGTAATTAATCCAGAGCGAAAATTAATTATTAGGCGTAAAGGTAAAAAGTTAAACGAAGTAAAAAGCATTTTTCCAGGTTATATATTTTTAAAAACTAAAGAAAACATAGATAATGTAACTCTGCAATTATTAAAAGATACAAAAAATGTTGTTAAAATATTAAACTCCTACAAGGACCCTATACCACTTTGCTGCAACCAGTTAGACTTAATTAAACCTCTGTTAAATCCTAACTTTAAAGCTGAACTATCAAATGTAAATTTTAATAAGGATGATAAGATTGTAGTAATAAATGGTCCTCTCAAGGAGTTAGAGGGTCAAATTATTAAGGTAGATAAAAGGAAGCAGAGGGCTACTGTACAAATAGAGATGTATAACAAGGTTCATAAAATTAATTTCTCCTACATTGATATAAGTAAATAAAGTCCTTAGCATACGATATTATTTGCTGAGTGCCTCTTCGAAAATGAAAATATAGCAGTTTTTAGGGCTACAAACAGAATTATTGGTTGCAAATAAACTTCTAGGGAGTAATGTACACAAACATAATTTAAGAAAATTTGCATTGATTTGGCTAAAAAAAGAATTAAGAACCCTAAAAGAAGAGTTAAGATTTAAAACAATAGTTAACTATATTGATAATTTATAATGGCCAAAGCTACAGAAGGAACACTTCCTGAGCCACTAAATCTTACCCATTTGTTTTTAGTGACATTATTAAGGTCTTTCACTATAATAAAGTTTGTGTAAATTGAATAGGATTTATAATGACAAAGTTACCAACAGGAATTCAGACATTTTAAGAAATACGAAAAGATAATTATGCCTATGTGGATAAAACTAAAGATATTTACAATTTAATTAAAAGTGGGAAATATTATTTCTTATCCAGGCCTAGACGTAAAATCCATGGCTATGGCATTTGCAAAATGATATAAATATTTTATTTCAGATGATCGTGGTGCTAGAGTTTCGGCTAATAAACATTTACAGAATATTGATGGAACAACCTTAAATACAATTAATATGAAAGATATAATGATTCACATTAAAGAAAATTCAGTTGAGTTGAGTATTTCTAGAAAAATGGCTAAGCAACTCTATTTATATGGTGTTAACCCTAAAATAACTGAGAATAAATCACTTAAATCAAGACTAGAAGAAATTCATTCAAGAATGAAAATGGATTTTGATATTAAGGATAATCAGATCTATTATTCTTAATAGAGAACTCCTGTTATAAACATCAATTAAAGTTAACAACAACAAATAAAGAGATTAATGATCCAACTGTTAAGATGCTATTCTGAATCTTTCTTACCTATGGATGAATTTGATAATATTTGCCTGGTCGTAAGCAAGCTTACTGCTCGGCCATGCAGCCTGATTTAGTTGAAAGATTGGATGAAGTCACAAGAACAATATTAGAATATAATAAATAGAGATTGTTTTGTAAACGAATTGCTAATCAGACAAGAGTTGTTTTGTCGCTATACAGGATGCTTTGGGCGTTCCCTTATAAACAAGGTCGGGCTTTCCGCTACAACTCCTCGAAGCAAGCTTCTGTGGGGTTTTCGCTGCAATCCCTAACGCTTTAGGTATAATTGTGTTTAATTAAATGGTAATTGCTCAAAAAGCTTAGAAATAATCTTATCTAATTAAAATGGGACTATTATTGCTTTATAGTCATCATTGGAGGTATAATAAAAAAGGTAGGTAAAACTAAATGGAAGCATTAAGAAAAATAATAGAAAGTGATGAATTGCAGAAAATAATAGCATTACCAGAGAATTTTAGGCATAGAAAGTTAGAGCTAGTTATACTCCCAGCTTCTGATGCAAATTTTATTCATGAACATAAAAAAAGTGTAAGAGGTCTTTTGAGTGAATTTAAAAATCTAGATTTAATTAAATTAGAGAATACTGCTTGGGAAAGTGCGGTTGTAGATAAATATGGCAATAATTGATGCAAATTATATTTTAAGATACTTGCTCAAAGATATAGAGGAACAGTATATTATTTCATCTAATATTATTGAGAATACAGAAGTGACTTTGTTAAATGAAGTATTAGCTGAAGTGGTCTATGTTTTGCAGAAAGTATACAAGGTAAACAGAGAATTGATATATAACGCTTTAGGTTCTATTCTTAATTATCAGAACATCTATTGTTATAATAAAGATGTATTAAGGCTTGCAATTGAAAAATATAAAGATACAAATTTAGATTTTGTTGACTGTATCCTATTTTCATATTCAAAAATTGAGAATGAGAATATTTACACCTTTGACAAAAAATTAAAAAACACTATTGACGAAGATTTTTGAAATCAAACTAGAAGTTACAACTAATCTTTTAAAATCTGGTTTTGGTCTAGAACAAACATCTAACCTAACAGGTGTAGCAAGCAGAATTTTTAATAGAAAATAAACTACCATTCCAATTGATTGAAAAAATTGGTGTCATAGATAATGATATTAAACAGGAAGTTTTACAGATATTAGCCAATTCTGAATACAAACCAGATGTAGAAATAGAGCCGTCATGGTATTATGAACATAGAGGTTAGGATGATATGTTTTAAAGAGGGAAGTCTTCTTAATGATAATGTAGAAGCATTAGTAAACACTGTTAACTGTGTTGGAGTTATGGGAAGAGGAATTGCATTACAATTTAAGAAGAAGTACCCAGAAAACTTCAAAGATTATTCCATAGCATGTAGGGATAAAAAAATCAAAACAGGCACTATGCTTGTACATAGGACTGAAAGTTTAATGAACCCAAAGTTTATAATAAATTTCCCTACAAAGGATCATTGGAGAGGTAAAAGTCAGTTAAGCTATATCGAGAATGGTTTAATTGATCTTGTAAAAATTATTAAGGAATTAAATCCTAATAAAATGATCCAATTGTTGCCTGGTGCTTATTCAAAAGCATCTAGCTACTTACAAAATCATAAAGACACTCAGTCTAATTTTAACAAAGTAGCAGATTTAGTAGAGGGTTTTGAATCCTCCTATGGCCTTGAACTCCTTTCTACTGTTCATTGGGTTATTAAAAACAATAATCTAAACAGTTTCGAAGATTTAGTAAAAACTACCTATGAATGGAACGATAGAAAAAAAAGATTTACCGTAAATCAAATTAAAACAGCTTACACCATTTTATATGATAAGAACTGGTTATCAAAATCTTTTATATTAGAATAGTTCCGGTATGTAAAGAATATTAAACTTCATAGTTTAGATTAGGTTCATAGGATTATTTGTTATTACTCGTTGTAGGATATAGCTACTAATAAGGAAGATTTGGGCGTTCCCTTGCAAGCAAGGTCGAGCTTTTCGCTACAGATGTATGCACATTGCCTCGAAGCAAGCTTCTGTGGGGTTTACGCTGCAATCCCTAACCGGGTAGGTTAATTGGTGTTGTGTTAAACACCCTAGTGATTTTAAAATATAAATAGATTCTCTTCCTGAAGAAATATACAAAAAATTGCTATATAAATAGCATGGAAAATGAAAAAAAAGAAAAAAGAGAAATTGTCCACTTTGATTGGGCTATTAAAAATGTATTAAGAGAAAAGGCGAACTTTGTTGTTCTTGAAGGGTTTCTTTTTGCAGTAATGGGCGAAAAGATAGAAATACTTGAGATATTGGAGAGTGAAAGTAACAAAGAAAGTGAAGACTTAAAACTCACTAGATCAGATATTGCTGCAAAAAATAAGAGTGGAGAAATAGTTCTTATTGAGATCCAGTATAATAAGGAATTAGATTTTTTAAAAAGATTACTTTTTGGTGCATCTAGAAGTATTGTTGATAATCTAAAAGCTGGTGAAAAATATGAAAATGTAAAGAAAGTTTATGTAGTAAGCCTAATTTTTTTTAATTTACATTTTATACTACCTGATAATAGTATTGCTAAAGAATATGTTGTTCATGGAAAAACTTCTTTTACAGGTTTACACAGCAAGGAAGTAGTTTTTATAGACAAGAAAGCTATTGTTGACTATGATAAATTAAGAAAAGAGGAAAATGTATTCCCTGAGTACTATATTATATCTTTAGGTCTCTTTAATGATGAAAATGTTAAAGATTCTCTAGATCAATGGGTTTCTTCTATAAAGAACCATTGCGTAAAGGATGAATTTGATGCCCCCGGAATTAAAGAAATGAAAGAAAAACTTGATTTTTTATCAATGACCGAAGAACAAAAGAAATCTTATATAAAATATTTGGCAGATCAAGCCTCCAGTTATGGTGTAATTGAAGCCGCTAGAGAAGATGGTCGAGAAGAAGGTAGAGAAGAAGAAGCAATTTTAAAAGATATAGCATACATAAAAAATATGACTTCAGAAGGTTTGTCTCTAGAAACTATTTCAAGAATTTCTGGATTAAGCATTCAAAAAATAGAAGATATTATAAATAATAAAGACTATTGACGTTGTAAATTGCAAGATAATATATCCGTAATCTGAACATCCGATATATATCTCGGGAATTTCTTAATCAAAACAGTTTATCTGAATTAAACAATGAAGAAAAAACTGTTTATGAACCTCAAAATACTATTGATACAATGGAATCTGAACCAGAAATGACTCCAGGGAGAGCTTAGTGTCCCCTATGCTTGATCCTTATATTTCCATAAAATATGCAAGAATCCGGGGAGAATCTGCCCCCAAATGCTGAAAATCTTAGACATGTACTAACCCGATATAATGATGGTGGCGATGATCCAAACAAAATGATCCAATTGCTACCAGGTGCTTATATTAAAGCTTCTAACTACTTACAAAATCATAAAGACACTAGGTCCAATTTTAACAAAGTAGCAGATTTAGTAGAGGGTTTCGAATCCTCCTATGGCCTTGAACTCCTTTCAACTGTACATTGGGTAATTAATAACAATAATCTAAACAGTTTCCAAAATTTAGTAGATACTATCTATGAATGGAACGATAGAAAAAAAAATCACTGTAAATCAAATTAAAACTGCTTACACTATTTTATATAATAAAAACTTTTTATCAAAATCCTTAATATTGTAACTTAAAATTAATAATAAAAAATAATAAACTCTATTGACGTATAATAAATAGCAAGTTAATATGTTCGTAATCTGAACACCCGAGATATATCTCGGGCATTCCTTGATCTTTAGCATGTTGCGGCTGCAAAGGGAAAGTCCATTAAGCATTAAATTAACTACTGCCAATGGACGAGAACCCTTCAAATTAATAAATCAATCAAATAACAAAGAATAATTATGGAAAAAGATACCCAAGAATACCTAATACTAAAATCAATCCACGATGGTGAAGAGACCATAAAACAGAGGGATATTGCTAAAATTGCTAATATTTCCTTGGGTAATACAAATTCCATTCTTAAACGTCTAATTGATAAGGGTTTTGTTAAAGCAAGCCACATTAATCAAAAAAGCTTTAACTACTTATTAACCCCTAAGGGTTTAAGTGTAATAACTAAAAGAAGTTCTGACTTCTTAAAAAGAACTATTAGAAATGTAGTTGTGTTTAAAGATGCTATAGAACTAATTGTTAAAGATATAAAAGATAATAACTTTAAATCTATTAACCTAATTGGTGAATCCGATCTATTATTCTTAATAGAGAATTCTTGTTATAAACATCAATTAAAGTTAACAACAACAAATAAAGAGATTACTGATCCAACTGTTAAGAATATCTATTCTGAATCTTTCTTACCTAAAGAAGAGAATAGTAGTAACATATACTTAATAGATAGTTTAGATGAGGCTACTAGAACTATTTGTGATTATTAGTTAATTATATAATTAAGAAGTAGTTATTTTTTAGGTTGATAATAAAGTAATATTAGGGGAGAGATGGGCGTTACCCTAAAGGGTCGGGCTTTCCGCTACAGATGTATGCACATTGCCTCGGAACTGAAGTTCCTGTGGGGTTTTCGCTTTAATCCCTAACGCAGAGTAGGGTAATTGGGTGTTGAGTCAAACACCCAAGAATTTTAACACATAAATAAATTCTTTACAGATGCTATATACAAAAAATAGCTATATAAATAGCATGGAAGAAGAAAACAGAAATTATATATTTTAATTGAGCAATAAACAACATTTTGAGGGAAAAGGCTGGTCATACCCTTTCGGTTACTGCTCGCCCATACAATCTGGAGCAATTTTATTGTTATAGAAGGGTTCCGTTTAGAATTAATGGGCGAAAAGATAGAGATACTGGAGAGCGAAAGTAATAAAGAAAGTGAAGATTTAAAGCTAACCTTATCTGATATTGTTGCAAAAAATAAGAGAGAAAAAATAATTCTTATTGAGATCAAGTATAAAAAGAATTAGATTTTTTAAAAAGATTACTTTTTAGAGCATCTAGAAG
Above is a genomic segment from Thiospirochaeta perfilievii containing:
- a CDS encoding ATP-binding protein; the encoded protein is MTKLPTGIQTFSKIREDNYAYVDKTRDIYNLINNGTYYFLSRPRRFGKSLLIDTISELFKGSKEYFKGLFIYDKWDWSIKYPVIKINFAAGTVRTPETLNSKINFILEDNCKRLGINYNKNIDLYHLIQSAHEKYGQKVVVLVDEYDKPIIDAIKNKVVAAENREILGDFYSAIKASDEYVKFTMLTGVSKFSKVNLFSNLNNLTDITMNKTYGTITGYTQNDLETTFSKHLECANIKKVKRWYNGYNYFSEPIYNPFDILQFIFNDFIFKNYWWETGNPTFLIETLKKSNFYIPDIDRLIVKEETLNAFDVDKIDFIALLWQTGYLTFEKMEQFDSGIEYTMKIPNLEVKNSLNYLFLTYLTSGDTSLPNGSEVSKILKEENIESLIINLKSLFSAIPYNNYVNNEIANYEGYYSSVIYTFLSSLGYFTVAEDVTNRGRIDLTLKTRSAIFIFEFKVDSKEEAIKQIKERKYYEKYQVENKNIYIIGINFDSESKNILEYKWEKI
- a CDS encoding SLBB domain-containing protein, producing MKKSLILSILLFVSLTVFSQSNVNSTESINKAASNTAITIANQYPDYLATPGDIYDIFFLTGGERNQTLRGFVDSDYNIDLSFIGVVNVKGLIYSEVQNLLKETILDAYPGSIVNVIIAAPGKFRVYLLGEVNQAQILDAMSLTTLAAIISGKTTNYASFRDIEIRSEDGSVKVYDLFQFTRYANKKHNPFLKPNDVITIRPYKRTVNISGEVKRPGSYQLLDGDTLETLINIYADGFTKLAQKSNIEIQRVVDKEETFYLNGDKQDLRLVKLSDFDNIKVANKMEYSSRVVIQGAVTHGNNEIINSETAKIGYTVSNKIPVTIVEGNRVSTVIGKMDGSFNLSSDLDNAFILRGSDKIDINITDVLSNINSEFDIVMEDADILVIPFKQLVVYVGGAVNSSGAVPFIENRTAEYYIGLSGGPNRSENLFGSYTVRDINGKKLPKDTIISPENVIWVKRNHPMSYLDEYATWLTTIATLGVLGFQIADYIQ
- a CDS encoding GNVR domain-containing protein, with protein sequence MSEIEVIKEDEIDLLDLVSVLVKNIKWIIAISLIFMVGILIYAIISLKLPADKSYLPNEFSPKTIVMLNSSGSSSGSLDSLINSSGMGALAGLAGISGGSGGVSDSALAIKLVTTNSFINKISTQFDLENVYETYESDYPKTDLRKIISEKLVIAEDKDTGMLTISYTDIDKQLATNIVNRVTSLLEEEFAKIDKIRNTDQYSVITDKMSVVEADLERLQDQIIEFQTLHNIMDVEIVAEELVKQVSEFQSELLKKEVEIESYGKVSNIRDPGYTKLINEKEAILNAISKLENGEVGDYPPVKDLPRLALELTKLKREADVKLVAYKALVQQSETLKLTAEGTGSTFQVLEYAEVPEMKSGPSRGKLVIIVTFAGFFFSIFFVFLKEAWMNIKNDPEKMKRLRGEK
- a CDS encoding transcription termination/antitermination NusG family protein, translating into MNYYVLQVVTGTENKVKDSLSSLDVINPERKLIIRRKGKKLNEVKSIFPGYIFLKTKENIDNVTLQLLKDTKNVVKILNSYKDPIPLCCNQLDLIKPLLNPNFKAELSNVNFNKDDKIVVINGPLKELEGQIIKVDKRKQRATVQIEMYNKVHKINFSYIDISK
- a CDS encoding AAA family ATPase; the encoded protein is MRKDNYAYVDKTKDIYNLIKSGKYYFLSRPRRKIHGYGICKMI
- a CDS encoding PIN domain-containing protein; amino-acid sequence: MAIIDANYILRYLLKDIEEQYIISSNIIENTEVTLLNEVLAEVVYVLQKVYKVNRELIYNALGSILNYQNIYCYNKDVLRLAIEKYKDTNLDFVDCILFSYSKIENENIYTFDKKLKNTIDEDF
- a CDS encoding DarT ssDNA thymidine ADP-ribosyltransferase family protein; its protein translation is MIEKIGVIDNDIKQEVLQILANSEYKPDVEIEPSWYYEHRG
- a CDS encoding macro domain-containing protein encodes the protein MNIEVRMICFKEGSLLNDNVEALVNTVNCVGVMGRGIALQFKKKYPENFKDYSIACRDKKIKTGTMLVHRTESLMNPKFIINFPTKDHWRGKSQLSYIENGLIDLVKIIKELNPNKMIQLLPGAYSKASSYLQNHKDTQSNFNKVADLVEGFESSYGLELLSTVHWVIKNNNLNSFEDLVKTTYEWNDRKKRFTVNQIKTAYTILYDKNWLSKSFILE
- a CDS encoding Rpn family recombination-promoting nuclease/putative transposase — its product is MENEKKEKREIVHFDWAIKNVLREKANFVVLEGFLFAVMGEKIEILEILESESNKESEDLKLTRSDIAAKNKSGEIVLIEIQYNKELDFLKRLLFGASRSIVDNLKAGEKYENVKKVYVVSLIFFNLHFILPDNSIAKEYVVHGKTSFTGLHSKEVVFIDKKAIVDYDKLRKEENVFPEYYIISLGLFNDENVKDSLDQWVSSIKNHCVKDEFDAPGIKEMKEKLDFLSMTEEQKKSYIKYLADQASSYGVIEAAREDGREEGREEEAILKDIAYIKNMTSEGLSLETISRISGLSIQKIEDIINNKDY
- a CDS encoding winged helix-turn-helix transcriptional regulator: MEKDTQEYLILKSIHDGEETIKQRDIAKIANISLGNTNSILKRLIDKGFVKASHINQKSFNYLLTPKGLSVITKRSSDFLKRTIRNVVVFKDAIELIVKDIKDNNFKSINLIGESDLLFLIENSCYKHQLKLTTTNKEITDPTVKNIYSESFLPKEENSSNIYLIDSLDEATRTICDY